From Pseudodesulfovibrio nedwellii:
TGAGATGATGATCAACACCATATTCATTCTGTATTTTCAACGGTATGCCGATGGGGCAGACGTGAATGGTGCCAACGAAATTTTCTGCTTCGGGCATGACGAGTCCGAGCTTTGGAGCTTCGAATGTGGCTGTTGCATCCGCCATGACAGCTTCGGGCTGGGGCATACCGGTTAAACCGTTCAATCCAGAAGGAATGTCTACGGCCAGAACAAACGCCCGTTCACCAAGTCTATTTATGGTCTTAATCAACGCAAGGTAATCGTGTCGGAGATCACCGGAAAAGCCGGTACCCAGTAGCGAGTCGATAATGATATCTGGCTGTGGGAGGCCGTTTACATCAGTTGTGGCAAGATGTTTGAGTGGAATGTCGAGTTTTTGAGCCCACAAGAGATTGGTGCGAGTTTCACCCCGATATTTCTTTTTTGGTTTGGTGTGAAAAACAGTTATGTTCGCACCAAGGTCCGTCAGGTGACGCGCGATTGCCAATCCGTCTCCGCCGTTGTTGCCGGAGCCGACAAAGCAAGAAATATCCGCTCCATCCACGGATCCGTATTCTTCAATTATAACGTTGACGGCTTCGTGGCTGGCGGATTCCATGAGTGTGATGCCGGGGATGCCAATGGAATCAATGGTTTCCCGGTCCCAGATGACCATTTCGGCCGGAGTCGGAAGGGGCAACAGCATGCAATCTCCCAAGTTAGTTATATGAATCTAGCCTTCCAATATCACGGTGGCACCAGCGGTGTCACGGGAATGAGTCAAGGATATGTGTGCGGCGGTGATACCCTGTCTTTTGCATTCTTCAAGACCGTTATGCAAAAAAGAGATTTCCGGTTTGCCGCTTGGCGCGTGGAGTATTTCAATGCATTTGAAATGAATGCCCTGGGCAAATCCTGTTCCCAACGCCTTGACTGCTGCCTCCTTGCCGGCAAACAACGCGGCCAGACGTTTGGTTGGATGAATCTTGGGTAATTGTTCGGTCTCGCGGTCTGTCAAAATCCGGTGAGCGAATTTCATACCGTACCGGTCCCACAGTTCTTCAATGCGGTCCAGTTCAGCGAGGTCTATGCCGATGCCTTTGATCATGGTTAGTCCGCAAAGGTCCTGACAAGGTTAGCCATGTCGCGCACGGCTTGATCAAGGCCTATGAAAATGGCGCGGGCCATGATGGAATGTCCGATGGAGTATTCCGTGATGCCGGGAACATCTTTGAAGTTTAGGATATTTCGATAATTGAGGCCGTGACCCAGATTGACCTTGAGGCCGATGTCAGTGGCCAGGGCAACACCTTTGAGAATCTTTTCCAATTCATCGTTGCGCGCATCAATTTCTTTGGCGTCCGCATAGTGGCCGGTGTGGATTTCAATATATTCTGCACCAGTGGCCTGCGCCGCTTGAATCTGCTTGGGGTCGGCGTCGATAAACAGGCTGGAACGGATGCCCTTGGCGTGAATTGGGGCAAGAAAATCTCGCAATTCATCTTCTCGACCAATGCAGTTTAATCCGCCTTCTGTGGTTAATTCCTGTCGTTTTTCAGGCACCATACAGACCATTTCAGGTTCTATATTCAAGGCAATGGATTGCATTTCTTTTGTGGCAGCCATTTCTAGATGCAAACGAGTGTTACATGTCTGTTTAATAAGTTCTACATCTCTGTCTTGAATGTGGCGACGATCTTCGCGAAGATGGACAATGATTCCAGTCGCTCCCGCCATTTCAGCCATATAGGCGGCGGTGACTGGTTCTGGCTCTATGCCCATTCTGGCCTGACGCAGAGTAGCCACATGATCAACGTTGACAACGAGTACCGGCATTATTATTTCCTCCGAGCATTGCAATAAAGTGATATCCTCAAATATTAAGCCTTCTTGATTTGAATGGCAATAGTTGAGACAATCGGTTATCAATTTATGATTCTATTGACATGAAAACGGGCCTGAGGGTATCGCCTTGGCCTGTTATTGATTTGAAATACCATTGGGAGCTGTATTGCTATGAACGTATGCATCGTTGGCACTGGGTATGTGGGCCTTGTTTCCGCAGCCTGCTTTGCCGAAATGGGTAACAATATTTATTGTGTGGACGTCAACCCCAAGGTTGTCGAGACCTTGAGAAATGGTCAGGTCCATATCTACGAACCGGGTCTTGAAGATTTTGTCAAACGCAACACGGAACAGGGCCGCCTGACTTTCACGACTGACCTTGGTGAAGGTTTGGCTGAAGCGGAAGTTGTTTTTATCACTGTTGGTACGCCGTGTGGCGACGATGGTTCCTGTGATCTTTCTTACGTCGACGCAGTGGCTCGTGAAATTGGCCAGCGTATGACGAGTCCGAAAATTGTCGTGGACAAGTCCACGGTTCCTGTCGGTACTGCTGATCGCGTACGTGGCATTATTTCAGGCGAATTGGAAAAGCGCGGTGAGTCCATTGACTTCGACGTGGTTTCCAACCCCGAGTTTCTGAAAGAGGGTGATGCCGTCAATGACTTCATGAAGCCGGATCGTGTGATCGTCGGTACTGAAGATGAAAATTCCGCAAAGGCATTGCAAAATTTGTATGGTCCTTTTGCTCGCAGTCGCGAAAAACTTATTGTCATGGGTGTGCGCTCAGCCGAGATGACCAAGTATGCTGCCAACTGCATGCTTGCCACGAAGATTTCTTTCATCAACGAAGTAGCCAATATTTGTGAACGTGTTGGAGCCGATGTCTCAGAAGTGCGTGCGGGTATCGGTTCCGATAGCCGTATCGGGTACAGCTTTATTTATCCTGGCGTTGGCTACGGTGGTTCTTGTTTCCCCAAGGATGTCAAAGCGCTTATTGGTACTGCTGCAGAAAATGGCTATGATGCCAAGCTCATTCGATCGGTGGATGAGGTTAATAATAAGCAGAAGCATGTCCTTGCCGACAAGATCAAGGAATACTTTGAACCGCAGGGCGGAGTAAAGGGACGTCGTCTGGCTGTTTGGGGTATCGCCTTCAAAGCCAACACCGATGATATCCGTGAAGCTTCCGCCATTGAAGTTATCAAGGACCTGACTGCTCTTGGTATGACGGTGCGTGCTTTTGATCCTGTGGCTAACGAGCGTGCTCGTGAAGAAGTTGGTCATCTTGAAGGGTTGGAAATCATGGATGACGAATATGATGTGCTGGATGGTGCAGATGCGCTGGCAGTGGTAACTGATTGGAATCAGTTCAGGGATCCTGATTTCGAGCGTATTAAGAGTGCCATGAAGGCACCTCTTGTTTTTGATGGCCGGAATCTTTATCAGCCTGAACGCATGGGGCAGGCTGGTTTTGCGTATTTCAGCATTGGCAGAATGCCGGTGAAATAATGTTTTGTTGTTTTCTGGGGTGTTTTTGTAACGCCAAAAAGAACTCCCCGTCTCAATCGAGGCGGGGAGTTCTTTTGTACCCTGTACTGCTAAAATTGGCTCTTGAAGCAGGTTCGGTATTGCAATTCTTGTAATATGACGCGTTCATATTCAGGGTTGTATTCAAAATCGGCTTGTTCTTCCTGATCCAGCATTTTTGCAAGCTGTTGAGTTTCTTCCCAGAAGTCGAGCAGTTCTTCGTCAGCCAGATTCTTGACCTGTTCCTCAAGGGTATGTTGGTCACTGAAATTTGCGTATTGGCCCATAGGCGAAAGGTCCATCCTGTTTGTAAAAAGTCAAAAAAATCAAACAAATAGGTGCAGCGCGGAACTTACGTTAGTCGTTTCTTATTTTATCGTCAATAAGACTTTGACTCGCAGGATATTATAAATGATTTAACAGACTTTATTTATTGATAAAAAAAGATGCTGTTTTAATGATTGCAGCAGGATGCGATGGAGAGAGCCTGTCTTGTCAAATATTTCGCAGGTATGGAGATTCTGATTGACAAAAAACGGTGCTGTTGACAGATTCAAAGACTGAAAATTGTGATATACAATATATTGACTGAGCTATTGATGATGGAGTTGTCATGAGCCTTGAAATTGAAGAATTTGGCGATGTCAAGGGAGTCGAAGCCGATCAGGAATTGACTCAACTGGTGACGTTTAGCATCGGTGAAGAGGAATTCGGCGTCAATATCCTTCAGGTGCAGGAAATCATCCGCACAATGGAGATCACCAATGTTCCGCGTGCGCCTGAGTTTGTTGAAGGGGTTATTAATTTGCGTGGCAAAGTTATTCCCATTGTGGATATGCGACGCCGTTTTGGGCTTCAGTCCAAAGAGCACGATAAATATACCCGTATCATTGTCATCGAAATTGATATGATAATCGTAGGATTTGTAGTTGATGCTGTCTCCGAGGTTTTGCGAATCCCCGCCAATTCGGTTCAGCCGCCGCCGCCTATGGTTGCTGGTATGGATTCCGATTATATTGACGGCGTGGGCAAGCTTGATGACAGACTCCTCATACTGCTGGATTTGGATTCTTTGCTTGATAATGAGGAGAAGGAAGCGTTGGGCAACGTTTAACGCTTGTAGATATTTGCTGACAAGCCGCTTTACTCCCGATAGGGAGAAGGCGGCTTTTCCGTTTTTCAACCAGAGATATTGAAAGCTCTTAACCAGACACACCATGTCATTATATCCCAAAGCTATATCTGAATTCATGCGCAAAGCGACTGATTCTGTCCGTATTTTTAAAAGCGGACCGGGTAGTCAGGCCCTTATGGCAAAGTCCCTGCTTTCTAAGGGAAGCAGTGTGGTCCTTGTTGTGCCCGGTGTTACCGAATTTAAGGAAATGCGGGCGCTTTTGACACTGTTTGCTTCGGAGACAGGAGCGGGGCTGGAGCGGCCGACCTGGGAAAACGATTGGTTTTTTCTTCCTCCATATCATTCAAAAACACCTGACGCACAGGCGTGGAGCGAACGCTGGGCGGCCTTGTACGGTTTGACTTATGGGAAAAAGCCGTGCGGCGTGCTTATGACCTCGGACAACCTGTTGCCGCATTGGCCAGAAGAGTCTGTCCTGAGAGAAAATTGGGTTTCGCTTGCCAAGGGCGAAGAAATGTCGCCCGATATTCTTTTGGAGCAGCTTGTCAGTTGGGGGTATGTACGGCGTAAGTTGGTCTCTGGCCCGGGCGATATGGCCATGCGCGGCGATATCCTCGATATCCACGCGCCCGGATATGCACTTCCATTGAGGTTGGAATTTTTCGGTGACATTCTGGAAGAAATCAGACTGTTCGATCCAGCATCCCAGCGATCAAAAGCCGATTTGGCAGAAGCTGTTTTGCTTCCTGTTTCACCGGGGATTACCACAGACGACTATGCGGAACGAGCGACTGTCATGTGGGAAAAATTCCGAAAGACCGGAGAAATAAACTCGGCGCAAGAACATTCCCTGATTGAACGCCTTGATGCCAACAATGGCTTTGTTTGGCCTGGTTTGTATTATGATAATCCGGTCGGGCTAGAGGCTTATTTGCCGAAGGATGCGGCATACTTGTTGTCGGCCGGTGGTACCTTGCGGGCGCGGTTGGAAGATCGGGATCAGGCATGGCGGGACTTTCTCAAGGAAGAAGAGCGGGCGAAGGGCGTGAGCCTTCCCTTGCGTTTTATTGTGCGTACTCACGAAGCAGCTCGACAAGTATGGCGTGACGCCAGACAGCTTGTTTTTGAAGAGTTGACTATCGGGCGTGAAAAGGTCGGTATCGATCTGGGTGAGATACCCTATAGTGATTTTACGGATATTTTTTGGCAGCCCGAGGCTTCAAGAAGGCCGTGGTCCGCGTTGATGACGGGGTTGAAAGAGTGGAATCGTTCGGGGCAGACCACTATTCTCAGTTTTCGGACACAGCGTTCACGGAGTAAGTTCCTGGCTTTGGCAGAGCAGGAAAAGCTGCCCATGAGTTTAGAATTCAAACCGGGCGGGCGTGGTATTTTTGCGTTGATTTCCCCTTTGCGCAAGGGGATGGAGTTGGCTTGGGATCAAACGCGTATTCTTGGCGAAGAAATTTTACAGCCGCAGGCTGCACGAGTTCATGTCGGGCGAGAAAAAGCCTTCAAGGGACTGGAGAAGTACGAGGATCTTTCCGAAGGAGATCTTCTCGTACATCGTGATTATGGGTTGGCGCAGTTTGGTGGATTGCATCATATGAACATCGGTGCGGGTGCCAACGATTATCTGCTGCTTTTCTTTTCGGGCGATGATAAATTGTACCTTCCTGTGGATAGGCTCAATCTGGTGCAGCGGTTCAAGGGGCCTGAGGGGGCGAAGCGGCCTTCTCTGGATAAGCTTGGCGGAACCCGTTGGAGTAAGACTACTGCCAAAGTCCGTAAGGCCATTGAGAAAATTGCACACGAACTGGTCGAGATGTATGCCTTTCGTAAAGTGGGTAAGGGATTTGGCTATGGCCCGCTAGACGATATGTATTCCGAGTTCGAAGCAACGTTTGGTTTTGAAGAGACGCCGGACCAGGATAAGGCCGTGGCCGATGTCTTTCGTGACATGGAAAAACCGGAGCCTATGGACAGGCTTGTGTGTGGCGATGTTGGTTTTGGCAAGACTGAAGTTGCCTTGCGCGCGGCTTTCCGTGCTGCATTGGAAGGATACCAGACCGCTTTGCTGTGTCCGACCACGGTGTTGGCGGAGCAGCATTATCAGACGTTTACCAAGCGGATGGAAGGATTTCCTGTCCGGGTTGGCATGCTCAGTCGTTTTGTTTCAGCCAAGCGGCAGAAGACTATTATTGAGGCGGCGGCTAGAGGTGAGATTGATATTCTCATAGGAACCCATCGTCTCTTGTCCAAGGATGTGGAACTGCCTAACCTTGGATTGCTCATATTGGATGAAGAGCAGCGGTTTGGAGTCAAACACAAGGAAAAGCTCAAGCATTTCAGACAAAACATTGATGTTTTGACACTAACTGCAACGCCTATTCCTCGTACATTACAACTTTCTCTGTCCGGGATTCGAGGGCTGTCAGTTATCGAGACACCGCCGGTTGACCGTAAACCTGTTGAAACGGCGCTTATGGAACGTGAAGCTTTGGAACTCAAGGCCGTTCTGGAGCGGGAGCTTGCACGTGGTGGTCAGATCTACTGGGTGTACAATCGGGTGAACGGGCTGGCGCGAGTCGCTGATTTTGTAAAAGAATTAGTCCCTGGAGCCAAAGTCGGCATGGCCCATGGGCGGATGAATGAAAAAACTTTGGAAGAGGCCATGCGCAATTTTTGGCATGGTGAACTCGACGTGCTTGTTTGTACGGCCATTGTTGAATCCGGGTTGGATTTCCCCAATGCCAACACGTTGATTGTGGATCAGGCGCAATTGTTTGGCCTTGGTCAGTTGTATCAACTGAGAGGGCGCGTTGGCCGAAGTGAACGGCAGGCCTATGCGTATTTTGTGGTTCCCTCCATTAAGGATATTTCCGAAATTGTGCGCAAACGCTTGCGTATCATTCTGGACATGGATTATCTGGGAGCAGGATTCAAGGTGGCCATGGAAGATTTACGTCTTCGTGGTGCTGGTAATATTTTGGGGGAGACCCAGTCTGGTCAGATTGCCAAAGTCGGGCTGGAACTCTTTTTGGAAATGTTGGAGGAAGAGGTTCGACGGTTGCGAGGCGAAGCCGAAACGCGAGCCAGTGATCCGGAACTTAATTTTGTTTTCGAGGCACATATTCCGAGTGGATATGTACCTGATTCAAAGGAAAGACTTCGGTATTACAAGGCGTTGTCGTCAGCCTCTACCGATTTGGAACTCCGTGAATTCGAAGCGGAACTTCGAGATCGTTTTGGGCCATTGCCGGAAGAGTTGGATTCCTTTTTCGGTGTGTTACGCTTGAAGCAGACGTTGTCAAGATTGCAGGCAGCCAGAGCGGAGTTGTATCCGGGGCGGGCTGTTGTTACGTGGAGTGACAACGCTATTGCTGTCAGTCCTGAAAAATTGATGCAATGGGTCGCAGCTCGTGGCGACATGACCCGAATTGTTCCTCCGGCTAAGTTGGAAATTCGATATGGAGAAATAGACTCCATGCGACAGGCCCTTGAAGAAACGGCTATTGATCTGGAAGCAATGTTGGATATGGAATCCGACACCGCAAACGATACAAAATAAGAGTCAACATGTTGCGTAACATTATTTTTTTATTGATTATTGTAGTCATGGCCGGTTGTTCGGGCGATTCCGACGATATCGGGATTGTTGCCAGAGTTAACGAGGCGCCTATCTATTTGACACAGCTGGAATTTCAGCATGATCAATTTCAGGCTGATTCTGTTGGAACCTATGTCCCTAGTGTAGAAAAGCTCAGGAATGAGTATGGAGATATTCTGGCCGATTTGGTTGTGCAGGAATTGGTCGTTCAGGATTTAGTGCGTCGGGATATGG
This genomic window contains:
- the acpS gene encoding holo-ACP synthase, encoding MIKGIGIDLAELDRIEELWDRYGMKFAHRILTDRETEQLPKIHPTKRLAALFAGKEAAVKALGTGFAQGIHFKCIEILHAPSGKPEISFLHNGLEECKRQGITAAHISLTHSRDTAGATVILEG
- a CDS encoding pyridoxine 5'-phosphate synthase, with translation MPVLVVNVDHVATLRQARMGIEPEPVTAAYMAEMAGATGIIVHLREDRRHIQDRDVELIKQTCNTRLHLEMAATKEMQSIALNIEPEMVCMVPEKRQELTTEGGLNCIGREDELRDFLAPIHAKGIRSSLFIDADPKQIQAAQATGAEYIEIHTGHYADAKEIDARNDELEKILKGVALATDIGLKVNLGHGLNYRNILNFKDVPGITEYSIGHSIMARAIFIGLDQAVRDMANLVRTFAD
- a CDS encoding UDP-glucose dehydrogenase family protein, producing the protein MNVCIVGTGYVGLVSAACFAEMGNNIYCVDVNPKVVETLRNGQVHIYEPGLEDFVKRNTEQGRLTFTTDLGEGLAEAEVVFITVGTPCGDDGSCDLSYVDAVAREIGQRMTSPKIVVDKSTVPVGTADRVRGIISGELEKRGESIDFDVVSNPEFLKEGDAVNDFMKPDRVIVGTEDENSAKALQNLYGPFARSREKLIVMGVRSAEMTKYAANCMLATKISFINEVANICERVGADVSEVRAGIGSDSRIGYSFIYPGVGYGGSCFPKDVKALIGTAAENGYDAKLIRSVDEVNNKQKHVLADKIKEYFEPQGGVKGRRLAVWGIAFKANTDDIREASAIEVIKDLTALGMTVRAFDPVANERAREEVGHLEGLEIMDDEYDVLDGADALAVVTDWNQFRDPDFERIKSAMKAPLVFDGRNLYQPERMGQAGFAYFSIGRMPVK
- a CDS encoding chemotaxis protein CheW, which produces MSLEIEEFGDVKGVEADQELTQLVTFSIGEEEFGVNILQVQEIIRTMEITNVPRAPEFVEGVINLRGKVIPIVDMRRRFGLQSKEHDKYTRIIVIEIDMIIVGFVVDAVSEVLRIPANSVQPPPPMVAGMDSDYIDGVGKLDDRLLILLDLDSLLDNEEKEALGNV
- the mfd gene encoding transcription-repair coupling factor, translated to MSLYPKAISEFMRKATDSVRIFKSGPGSQALMAKSLLSKGSSVVLVVPGVTEFKEMRALLTLFASETGAGLERPTWENDWFFLPPYHSKTPDAQAWSERWAALYGLTYGKKPCGVLMTSDNLLPHWPEESVLRENWVSLAKGEEMSPDILLEQLVSWGYVRRKLVSGPGDMAMRGDILDIHAPGYALPLRLEFFGDILEEIRLFDPASQRSKADLAEAVLLPVSPGITTDDYAERATVMWEKFRKTGEINSAQEHSLIERLDANNGFVWPGLYYDNPVGLEAYLPKDAAYLLSAGGTLRARLEDRDQAWRDFLKEEERAKGVSLPLRFIVRTHEAARQVWRDARQLVFEELTIGREKVGIDLGEIPYSDFTDIFWQPEASRRPWSALMTGLKEWNRSGQTTILSFRTQRSRSKFLALAEQEKLPMSLEFKPGGRGIFALISPLRKGMELAWDQTRILGEEILQPQAARVHVGREKAFKGLEKYEDLSEGDLLVHRDYGLAQFGGLHHMNIGAGANDYLLLFFSGDDKLYLPVDRLNLVQRFKGPEGAKRPSLDKLGGTRWSKTTAKVRKAIEKIAHELVEMYAFRKVGKGFGYGPLDDMYSEFEATFGFEETPDQDKAVADVFRDMEKPEPMDRLVCGDVGFGKTEVALRAAFRAALEGYQTALLCPTTVLAEQHYQTFTKRMEGFPVRVGMLSRFVSAKRQKTIIEAAARGEIDILIGTHRLLSKDVELPNLGLLILDEEQRFGVKHKEKLKHFRQNIDVLTLTATPIPRTLQLSLSGIRGLSVIETPPVDRKPVETALMEREALELKAVLERELARGGQIYWVYNRVNGLARVADFVKELVPGAKVGMAHGRMNEKTLEEAMRNFWHGELDVLVCTAIVESGLDFPNANTLIVDQAQLFGLGQLYQLRGRVGRSERQAYAYFVVPSIKDISEIVRKRLRIILDMDYLGAGFKVAMEDLRLRGAGNILGETQSGQIAKVGLELFLEMLEEEVRRLRGEAETRASDPELNFVFEAHIPSGYVPDSKERLRYYKALSSASTDLELREFEAELRDRFGPLPEELDSFFGVLRLKQTLSRLQAARAELYPGRAVVTWSDNAIAVSPEKLMQWVAARGDMTRIVPPAKLEIRYGEIDSMRQALEETAIDLEAMLDMESDTANDTK